One genomic region from Proteus vulgaris encodes:
- a CDS encoding S-(hydroxymethyl)glutathione dehydrogenase/class III alcohol dehydrogenase — protein sequence MKSRAAVAFGPGEPLKIVEVDVMPPKAGEVLIKISHTGVCHTDAFTLSGDDPEGVFPAILGHEGAGVVVEVGEGVTSVKPGDHVIPLYTAECGECLFCKSGKTNLCVAVRATQGKGLMPDGTTRFSYNGQPIYHYMGCSTFSEYTVVAEVSLAKINPEANHEEVCLLGCGVTTGIGAVHNTAKVQEGDSVAVFGLGGIGLAVLQGARQAKAGRIFAIDTNPEKFALARQFGATDCLNPNDYDKPIQQVLVEMTQWGIDHTFECIGNVNVMRAALESAHRGWGQSIIIGVAGAGQEISTRPFQLVTGRSWKGTAFGGVKGRSQLPGMVEDAMKGNIELKPFVTHKLPLDKINEAFDLMHEGKSIRTVIHFD from the coding sequence ATACAGGTGTTTGCCATACAGACGCTTTTACACTCTCAGGTGATGATCCTGAAGGTGTATTCCCTGCTATTCTTGGTCATGAAGGCGCTGGTGTGGTTGTCGAGGTCGGTGAAGGTGTCACCAGTGTTAAACCGGGCGATCACGTTATTCCTCTATACACTGCCGAGTGTGGCGAATGTCTATTTTGCAAATCAGGCAAAACAAACTTATGTGTTGCAGTCAGAGCAACGCAAGGTAAGGGTTTAATGCCAGATGGGACAACACGTTTTTCTTACAACGGACAACCTATTTATCACTATATGGGATGCTCTACTTTTAGCGAATACACTGTAGTGGCTGAAGTTTCTCTGGCAAAAATCAATCCAGAAGCCAATCACGAAGAAGTTTGCTTATTAGGTTGTGGCGTAACAACCGGTATTGGTGCAGTTCACAATACGGCAAAAGTACAAGAAGGTGACTCTGTTGCTGTTTTTGGTTTAGGCGGTATTGGTCTTGCCGTTCTTCAAGGTGCAAGACAAGCCAAAGCAGGTCGTATTTTTGCTATCGATACAAATCCTGAAAAATTTGCATTAGCGCGCCAGTTTGGTGCAACTGACTGCTTAAACCCTAATGACTACGACAAGCCTATTCAGCAAGTCCTTGTTGAAATGACACAATGGGGTATTGACCATACTTTTGAATGTATTGGAAACGTCAATGTCATGAGAGCTGCATTAGAAAGTGCGCATCGTGGTTGGGGTCAATCCATTATTATTGGTGTAGCTGGTGCTGGGCAAGAGATCTCAACTCGTCCATTCCAATTAGTTACAGGGCGCTCATGGAAAGGTACTGCTTTTGGCGGTGTTAAAGGCCGTAGCCAATTACCCGGTATGGTTGAGGATGCAATGAAAGGTAATATCGAACTTAAGCCTTTCGTTACCCATAAACTACCGTTAGACAAAATTAATGAAGCTTTTGATTTAATGCACGAAGGTAAATCAATCCGAACTGTTATTCATTTCGATTAA